In the Kiloniellales bacterium genome, AGACTAGTGGTGAGAGCTTAATCCATTGGAAAGAGCATGAGAGTAGCGGGAGCCCACCCCGCCTGGTCTCAAGGGTTCCTGAACGAGATCAGGTCGCTCTCGATCAGGTAGTAGGCGACGCCGAACAGCAGGGTCGCGATCACCGTCGTGATGATGAACTTCTTCACCAAGTTCGGATTGGTCGGCGCGCTCGAGGCGTGGCCCGGCTCCTGCTCGTCGGGCACCCTGAGCCCCCAGGGCAGGACGGTGAAGAGCACCACCCACCAGATCAGGGTAAAGACCAGTATCCCGGTAAAGACACTCATGCTCGGTGACCACCTTCAGGCAGAATCACCATTCTTGTCTTTGCCGGGTCCCGGCTCAGCAATCCAGGGCGCCCCGCAAACCTGGATGCCCGGGTCGAGCCCGGGCATGACAAACCAGCGATCTCCATGACTAGACCTGTTCCAGCTCGACCAGGGTGCCGCAGAAGTCCTTGGGGTGCAGGAAGAGCACCGGCTTGTCGTGGGCGCCGATCTTGGGCTCGCCGTCGCCCAGCACC is a window encoding:
- a CDS encoding DUF1467 family protein; the protein is MSVFTGILVFTLIWWVVLFTVLPWGLRVPDEQEPGHASSAPTNPNLVKKFIITTVIATLLFGVAYYLIESDLISFRNP